ccaggggaaccGATAGAGAGGCTGTACCCTTTCAAATTGGGAAAAACTGCTGGGTGTGGGGGTCTTTTGTGCTGTCGGGCAGAAGCCGACGGGGCAGCAACATGCTGTAAGGTTTGGGCCAGGTATAAGAATCATCAGcgtcatacctagaaactactcatttgaaaccccagatatgtaagtagatcaggaaatgtctagttAGACGCGATCAGATTTAATTCTTCATTTtgggcttgtggattcctctctgctaaccccaggtgctcttggtttgtttttgtttgcttgtaacctttaagctggaccccaAGAAAGTAATTTTTGGTGCTTAATCCCTAACAGCCTGAGTTTTCAgatctgtttttttccttttttcaataaAATTTACCCCTTTTAAGAACATGATTAGCTTTCAGTGTCTTAGGAGGTAAAGAGATTGCATATGTTAATCAGCTGATACAACAGCCGAGattcccttttcttttgttttctttctcggcTGCCCCGAGGGGGGTGGAAAAGCTGAAGGGCATCAGAAAAAATCATCCTAAGTGAGGGTTTTTCTGGATTGGCAAAAGGCAGTTTTCACTTGGGTGGTGACAGCATTACCAGCTTGGAGGTGGCAAGTGTTAATTTTTGGAGTCCTTGCaggccccaccttctgcactctaTGTGCCAGCGTGGGGAACCAGCCTTGACAGGCACCATTGACTATGTGATGTTGAGCAATCCAGTGGTTTACATTTTATGAGGGTCAGAGCCCTAGTTTCTCTCTAACTCTTCACCAGAAGAAGATATAAGACTCTGAAAAGGGTAAAAGGGGTACTTTTTGAGCAGTCTTTATCTCATTGACCAAATGAGCCCAGTTTTGCACCACAAGCTTGACTCTAGTCTTTGTTGTAGCAAAGCAGATTAAAAGCAATTAGCAGATGCACATGGATGTATAATTCACTTTGAAAATTATAAGGAGCTTATTGTGGGAAGGGTTCTATCTCTGGATCCCCTTAACCGGTGTTCCCAATTTCCACTACAAAGTCTACCTGTAACCCTAATGTGGTACCGCAGTATTATGATGGGCCAGTATCACCTCTAGTGATGGTTGCATCAGGATTTAACAGGAGTGGAAAGGTCTGCACATGTTCCGTCTTTGGGTTAGAGTGGCATTCTAAATGTTTCCTGTACTTTGTGAACGGCCTGATTTTACTATAACTGGTTGGGGGTTGGGGCGAGGGAATGCCATTTTGCTAATATGGTTTTAAGTAAGGCCATGTGACTAAAACTTTTCTAGTGTCAACATTTCCTTCAGACGTCTTTTCTTTGATCACACTCAATCTCATTGCTCAGGAATGGGCTGAGGAGCATGGGCCATGACTCCATTCCcatcctgctgctgcttccttcagTCTTTCCTCTTCTGTCCAGTAAATTAATGCTATTTTCCTTGACAGTCCTTCTAAAGTAAAATCAGAGTCTGCGTATGGCTCTTGGAACACACTGAGATATCAGCACTTAAACCCGAAGCTTTGCTATCAGGGCAAATCTTCAAAAAGGAGTTCCTGCAGAATGCAGGCAGAGAGCAACTAACGTATACAAGAGCCATGCTCGGAAAGTTGCCAAGTGCAGAACGTCCAAGTGCAGTAGATGGGCAGTGCTCACGTAGGCCTTTGTGACCCAGGgaagtagagcaggggtcggcaacgttcggcacgcggcttgccagggtaagcaccctagcgggccaggccagtttatttacctgctgacgtggcaggttcggccaatcgcggcccccactcgccgcggttcgccatcttgggccaatgggggcggcagaaagcagcacgggccgagggatgtgttggccgtggcttcccgccgcccccattggcccgggacggcgaaccgcagccagtgggggccacagtcggccgaacctgccgtgtcaacaggtaaataaactggccccgcccgctagggtgcttaccctggtgagccgcgtgccgagcGTCGCCGACCCCTGAAGTAGAGGATGTGCATACTTATCTTGTATGTAATTATACCTAGCTTTTGTGTAATACTTTTTCATCAGTAGCTCTAAAGTGCTTACCATTAGCGCCCTcatacagatagagaaactgaggcacatggcgGTGACTTGCACACCattggcagaggtgggaatagaacacaggtcCACTGAGTCCCCGTCCAGTGTTCTATCCACTAGCACTAggtaacatttttttgtttgtttttactcctTTCAGATTAAAATTCCTAGATGACTTTGTTCTGTGGGAGGAAAAAGACTAtgtgtaatttttgttttttctccaaaGGAAATGGAAAAACTAAAATTTATCCCTGGAAACAAATTTGCAAAGGACAGAAATATACTTCCTGGTGTGTCTGAGAAGGAAACTGAAGATATCAAGGCTGCTCTCGAAGCAGGAGACCTCCCAGGAGCAGCTTATGTGGCCCACAAGTCTGACGAGTTGCTTAAAAAAACTGAGCTCAACATTGCGATCACAGGGGAGTCAGGAGCTGGGAAATCGTCCTTCCTCAATGCCCTCCGGGGCCTGGGAGATGAAGACAAAGATTCTGCTAAGACTGGAGTGGTAGAGACGACCAAAGAACCAGAGCCGTACAAGCATTTTAAGTACCCCAATGTGATCTTCTGGGACCTGCCAGGGATCGGAACCCCAGATTTTAAGCCAGACACGTACCTGGAGCAGGTGAAATTTGATCGCTATGATTTCTTCATCATCCTCGCTTCGGAGCGGTTCAGAGCAAACCACGCCAGACTGGCCCAGGAGATCCGGAGGATGGAGAAGAAGTTTTACTTTGTCCGCTCCAAGGTGGACTTTGACTTGTATaatgagaaaagaaaacaaaactttgaTGAGGAGAAAACCCtggacaaaatcagaaatgactGCATCGAGCACCTGTCCAAGGAAGGGATAAGCTCCCCAAAGGTTTTCCTTGTGTCGAGCAGGGAATTTCAGAAATATGATTCTCCCAAACTGCAGAAAAAGTTGCTGAAGGAACTGGAAAGTCACAAGAAACACATTTTTCTCCTGGCCCTACCTAACCTTTCCAAACCAatcttggaaaagaaaaaaaaggcttTGCAGAGGCACATCTGGAAACAAGCCCTGAAGTCGTGCGCCATCGCAGCGGTTCCTCTCCCGGCTCTCTCGGTGAAGTGCGACATTGGCATCCTGGTGGATAACATGAGACAGTATTGTGAGAACTTTGGGCTGGATGACATTTCCCTCATTATACTCGCTAGCCAGGTTGGGAAGACTGTCGCTGAGCTGAAGGACGTGATCAAGTCGCCATTGGCCAAAGATATCTCAAAAGAAACCGCTAAGGAGCAGCTGACTAAGGCTACAGGAAAGGGTCTAATTTTAGCTAAACATTTTATCAGCATGATACCGGTGGCTGGGACCATATTTGCTGCAGAGAGGTCTTTCACAGTAACATACAGAATGCTGAACAGCTTTTTGGATGACGTCGCTGAAGACGCCCAAAGAGTCCTTATTAAGGCCttggagagagaaaacaaatgaataaCGGCAACAGTAAACTGGATACACGCCTCTGGCAGATGGAGATTGGAGCCAACTAGGGGACAATGGCAGATTCTTCTGTACTCCAATCTAAtgcaacaaaagaaaaaatactgaaaaagaTATTCAGAGTTtgggctttaaaaaacaaagatgtAAAATATACTTGAACTTCCTCTGTGGAAATCAGTGGAGATTCCTTGAGTCCAATGGAGTGACTGACCCCAGCTGCGGATGTGGCCTATCACATGTGGTGCAAACCGGTGCAGAGTCTGACCGTGACAAGCCAGCAGAGCTGTAATAAAAGTGCAAAACGTGATCAGAAAATAGTTGAACATGGAACCAGCTCCTTCCAGCTTTTGTTCTTTCCCTGAGTCCTTTTCCCTTCGCCATTCAACGCTGGGTCAGATCAATTCCACCCAAAGCCTGTGAACACAATTCATTAAAAGGACACCATTAAAAATCGACTTCTGAGCAGTAAGACACCGACCTGAGACCTGTAACCTGCTCAGCTCCCATGGACTCAGCTCTCAACTCAACACTGCTCTAATGCAGGTCCCTGCGCCCCAGGGAAACAGACTTGGTTAGAAACCCCCAAGCACAGATCCCCAGTAATACACCTAGCTCCAGTGATTCAATCCCATTGACCCGCTCTGGGGATCTGGCCTTCCAGGCACATCCGTTTAACGGGTCTCATAGCAGAGTTTAGCTAAAGATTCTTTTCTCCATCTGCCGCCCTTACGCTAGAGGCTGTTATTAGCCCTGTAACTAAGTTGTACCCTGAGCAGGGTTTGGAAGCATCTGGCTGCTAACCCCATATCCGAGGCTTAAGAGTTAAATCGCTGATGTGAGATTTTTCTTATGGGCCCGAGCTGCAGTTTGAGTTGCTGCTGATGGTGTTTTTGGTGCTGATTTGCTTGTTTGATGTGGAGTTTAGGTTGGCCTGGAGTCTGGGAATCACCCCACGCCGCTCAGACTCACCTGGGATTTGCAGATTGTAATCGCGTTGTGTCAGGCTCTGATGACGATGGGTTAATATGATGCCACACTCCAGCCTATCGCGAATTATTTGCTTTATATTTCACAGTCAGTAATTCATGCACTTGCATCTCTTTGCTCTGTGTATTCACTGCTTCTGGTTTTCTCATCACTGCCGATCTTCGAGAAATacttttgtcttttaataaaCTCCCAGTCCGTTGGATCTGACACTTTGTGCATCTGATTTTTATGGCTCTTAGGAAAACACAGCGTGAGGGGCATCAGCTGGACTCCAGTTGTGACTCCATCTCCCCCTCAGCCCTGCAGACTTGCACTGGATAGTTATACAATCCAGAGTTATAATGAACACTAACAAAAAACTGGGAATTCTATTAAACCTCCTGCTTCTGTGTTTAAGCCAATCTGCAGCTCCTAGAGACCAGGGTAGATTGTTACAAACTGGCCCCTGTCGCCCACTGTGCAGCCAGGGGTCTGTGTGAATAGAGTCCCACGTGTTTCTGAGCTGGAACTGGGCAGAACTTAGTCACTGCTTCTGGCTCTGGGACTCTAGGGCGCACTACCAGACTCAGACCTCTTGTCTTGAGCCACCCtagaccataggtgctggaactagagatgctgggggggctgccacacaccctggcttgaagtgatttccattatatacaaggttTAGTTTGAGTCAATGGATCTCAGCACCCCCCCCCATACAaattccagcacctctgccctAGACCCCGAAATCAGTGTCTCAGTCCTCCTGAGTCAAGGGCAGGATAT
Above is a window of Chrysemys picta bellii isolate R12L10 chromosome 20, ASM1138683v2, whole genome shotgun sequence DNA encoding:
- the LOC101941656 gene encoding interferon-inducible GTPase 5-like: MEKLKFIPGNKFAKDRNILPGVSEKETEDIKAALEAGDLPGAAYVAHKSDELLKKTELNIAITGESGAGKSSFLNALRGLGDEDKDSAKTGVVETTKEPEPYKHFKYPNVIFWDLPGIGTPDFKPDTYLEQVKFDRYDFFIILASERFRANHARLAQEIRRMEKKFYFVRSKVDFDLYNEKRKQNFDEEKTLDKIRNDCIEHLSKEGISSPKVFLVSSREFQKYDSPKLQKKLLKELESHKKHIFLLALPNLSKPILEKKKKALQRHIWKQALKSCAIAAVPLPALSVKCDIGILVDNMRQYCENFGLDDISLIILASQVGKTVAELKDVIKSPLAKDISKETAKEQLTKATGKGLILAKHFISMIPVAGTIFAAERSFTVTYRMLNSFLDDVAEDAQRVLIKALERENK